A single window of Hymenobacter sp. APR13 DNA harbors:
- the ftsH gene encoding ATP-dependent zinc metalloprotease FtsH: MSDNTPKKKKPMLPTPAPKPGMQLWLLAGLVLFLCAWLFFNQSGSTVEINQQKFEQMYAAGDVRDVKLLTDRRVVEVALRNEAIKSGRYNQLLSRRGPLTLDTSPQFGFQVVDGKTFKEDFEKLQANVPLDKRIGLSFDTRTGYGDFIATWGLSILLLVGFFFLMRRMSGGAGAGGQIFNIGKSRAALFDGGDKVKITFKDVAGLEEAKEEVQEIVEFLKNPSKFTVLGGKIPKGALLVGPPGTGKTLLAKAVAGEADVPFFSLSGSDFVEMFVGVGAARVRDLFKQAKAKAPCIIFIDEIDAIGRSRSRGNVPGGNDERENTLNSLLVEMDGFGTDSGVIILAATNRPDTLDSALLRPGRFDRQISIDKPDINGRTEIFQVHLKPITLGTDVEARKLAAMTPGFAGAEIANVCNEAALIAARRDKKMVTMQDFTDAVDRVIGGLEKKNKIISPDEKRIVAYHEAGHAIAGWFLEHADPLVKVSIVPRGVAALGYAQYLPREQFLYNTEQLTDEMCMTLGGRAAEELVFGKISTGALSDLERITKMAYSIVTMYGMNAKLGNISFYDSKGQNEYGFSKPYSEATSQMIDEEVRTIIENAYIRTKELLTERRHELEVVAKELLEKEVLLQDDLERLVGKRPHGVQTNYQAHMAGTDRSETLSERKQEHPGVPLSNDLPDLNLPGVDADRPGSTGATSEPSGSAVTPM; the protein is encoded by the coding sequence ATGTCTGATAACACGCCCAAAAAGAAAAAGCCAATGCTGCCCACGCCTGCGCCCAAACCTGGGATGCAGCTGTGGCTGCTGGCGGGGTTGGTGCTGTTTCTGTGCGCTTGGTTGTTTTTCAACCAGAGCGGCAGCACGGTAGAAATCAACCAGCAAAAATTCGAGCAGATGTACGCCGCCGGCGATGTGCGCGACGTGAAACTTCTCACCGACCGCCGCGTGGTGGAGGTGGCGTTGCGCAACGAAGCCATCAAGTCGGGTCGCTACAACCAGCTGCTCAGTCGCCGTGGCCCGCTCACGCTGGATACCAGCCCGCAGTTTGGTTTCCAAGTGGTCGACGGTAAAACCTTTAAAGAAGACTTCGAGAAGCTGCAGGCCAACGTGCCGCTGGACAAGCGCATCGGCCTGAGCTTTGACACGCGCACCGGCTACGGGGACTTTATTGCTACCTGGGGCCTATCCATCCTGCTTTTAGTAGGCTTCTTTTTCCTGATGCGCCGCATGAGCGGTGGGGCAGGGGCCGGCGGCCAGATCTTCAACATCGGCAAGAGCCGCGCGGCGCTGTTTGACGGCGGCGACAAGGTGAAAATTACGTTCAAGGACGTGGCCGGTCTGGAAGAAGCTAAAGAGGAAGTGCAGGAGATTGTGGAGTTCCTCAAGAACCCCAGCAAGTTCACCGTACTTGGCGGCAAAATCCCGAAAGGCGCGCTGCTGGTAGGCCCTCCTGGTACCGGTAAAACCCTGCTGGCCAAGGCTGTAGCCGGCGAAGCAGACGTACCGTTCTTCTCGCTGTCGGGCTCCGACTTCGTGGAGATGTTCGTAGGTGTGGGCGCGGCCCGGGTTCGGGACCTGTTCAAGCAGGCCAAAGCTAAGGCACCCTGCATCATCTTTATTGATGAGATTGACGCCATCGGCCGCAGCCGTAGCCGCGGCAACGTGCCCGGCGGCAACGACGAGCGCGAAAACACGCTCAACTCGCTGCTGGTGGAAATGGACGGCTTTGGCACCGACTCCGGGGTTATCATCCTGGCCGCCACCAACCGTCCTGATACGCTGGACTCTGCCCTGCTGCGTCCCGGTCGCTTCGACCGTCAGATCAGCATCGACAAGCCCGACATCAACGGCCGCACCGAGATTTTCCAGGTGCACCTGAAGCCGATTACGCTCGGCACCGACGTGGAAGCCCGCAAGCTGGCGGCCATGACGCCCGGTTTCGCCGGCGCCGAAATTGCCAACGTCTGCAACGAAGCCGCCCTCATTGCCGCCCGCCGCGACAAGAAGATGGTAACCATGCAGGACTTCACCGACGCCGTTGACCGCGTAATCGGGGGCTTGGAGAAGAAAAACAAGATCATCAGCCCCGACGAGAAGCGAATTGTGGCCTACCACGAAGCCGGCCACGCCATTGCTGGCTGGTTCCTAGAGCACGCCGACCCGTTGGTGAAGGTGAGCATCGTGCCCCGTGGGGTGGCGGCGCTGGGCTACGCGCAGTATCTGCCGCGGGAGCAGTTCCTCTACAACACCGAGCAGCTCACCGACGAAATGTGCATGACCCTGGGTGGCCGTGCCGCCGAGGAGCTGGTGTTCGGCAAGATTTCCACTGGTGCGCTGTCTGATCTGGAGCGCATCACCAAGATGGCCTACAGCATCGTGACGATGTATGGCATGAACGCCAAGCTGGGCAACATTTCCTTCTATGACTCGAAGGGGCAAAATGAGTACGGTTTTTCGAAGCCGTATTCGGAGGCTACTTCGCAGATGATTGACGAGGAAGTGCGCACCATCATCGAAAACGCCTACATCCGTACCAAGGAACTGCTGACCGAGCGTCGGCACGAGCTGGAAGTGGTGGCCAAGGAGCTGCTGGAGAAGGAAGTGCTGCTGCAGGATGATTTGGAGCGCCTCGTGGGCAAACGCCCGCACGGCGTGCAAACCAACTACCAGGCCCACATGGCCGGCACCGACCGCTCGGAAACCCTGAGCGAGCGGAAGCAGGAGCACCCTGGCGTGCCTCTCAGCAACGACTTGCCCGACCTTAACCTGCCCGGCGTCGACGCCGACCGCCCCGGTTCAACCGGCGCTACTTCCGAACCTAGCGGTTCGGCCGTGACGCCCATGTAA